GAATATCCGAGAAATCACCTAGAAAAGGCACGGCGAACGAGAGCATTCCAATTCCATCAAAAAGTAGGCCCAGGAATAAATTTTTATATTTTTTATCTTTTGTTTTAGACATGTGCAAATATTAATGTTCTGTTGTTATAGTACAACAAAGATGCCAAAAACAAATATAAAGCTTATAACAAAGGGGCTATCAGCAGTAGTATAAGATTACGATAAATTAGAACTGATCAATTTCAAAAATTCGTTTCTCGTCTCTATTTTCTCAAATTGACCTCTAAATCCAGAAGTTGTCGTAACAGAATTCTGTTTTTGCACACCGCGCATCATCATGCACATATGAGATGCCTCAATTACTACGGCCACACCCTTGGGCTTTAGCGTATTGTTGATACACTCCAGAATATCATGCGTTAGCCTTTCCTGTACCTGAAGTCTTCTCGCAAAAACATCAACAATTCTAGGTATTTTACTCAACCCGACAATATGTCCGTTAGGAATGTAGGCTACGTGGGCTTTACCAAAGAATGGTAACATATGGTGTTCACATAAAGAATAGAGTTCTATATCCTTTATGATAACCATGTCATCATAATCCTCCTTGAACATGGCGCCTTTTAATATTTCTTCGGCATTTTGCTTGTATCCTTGCGTTAAGAAAAGCATTGCTTTTGCAGCACGTTCAGGAGTCTTGACAAGACCTTCTCGAGAAACATCTTCTCCAATTTCATCGATGATGGATGAGAATCTATTTTTAACCTCATCCGTGATTTCTAAGTTGTATTCTTCTAAATTTCTATAAGGAGACATTTATTTTGTTTAAATTTTTCAATTAATCTTTAAACAAATTTAAAGATTTAATTATTCAAGCACTACATTTCAGCCAAAATAATACGTTAAAATTTCAACGACCCGAAAACAATAGATAAAAAGTGTGGGCATTTAATTTCCATATATTATTTTCTTCAAGAGATTAAATTGAAATATGGTCGGCTTCTCATATTTTGCCATGTCCACACCATTCGCTAATTTCACTCTTTAGACAAATTTAAATGATAAAAGCAACAAACCTTCATAAATACTATGGAGATTTAGAAGTACTTAAAGGTGTTGATTTACACATTACAAAAGGTGAGATAGTTTCCATCGTTGGTGCTTCAGGAGCAGGAAAGACAACCCTTTTACAGATTCTTGGCACATTGGATGTGCAATCTAACAGGAAAGACAGCAGTTTGTTGATAAATGATACGGAGACCAGCTCCTTAAACGACAAGGAGTTGGCCCGGTTTAGGAACGAACACATAGGCTTTATTTTTCAGTTTCATCAACTACTTCCAGAATTTACGGCCATAGAGAACGTTTGTTTGCCTGCATTTATCAAAAAAACTTCAAAGCCTGATGCTGAAAAGCGCGCTAAAGAACTCTTGGATTTCTTAGGCCTCAAAGACCGTTATCTTCATAAACCAGCCGAATTATCGGGGGGCGAGCAACAGCGGGTTGCCGTAGCAAGAGCTCTGATAAATAATCCTTCAATAATTTTCGCCGATGAGCCAAGCGGTAAT
This genomic window from Maribacter sp. MJ134 contains:
- the folE gene encoding GTP cyclohydrolase I FolE, producing MSPYRNLEEYNLEITDEVKNRFSSIIDEIGEDVSREGLVKTPERAAKAMLFLTQGYKQNAEEILKGAMFKEDYDDMVIIKDIELYSLCEHHMLPFFGKAHVAYIPNGHIVGLSKIPRIVDVFARRLQVQERLTHDILECINNTLKPKGVAVVIEASHMCMMMRGVQKQNSVTTTSGFRGQFEKIETRNEFLKLISSNLS
- a CDS encoding ABC transporter ATP-binding protein, whose translation is MIKATNLHKYYGDLEVLKGVDLHITKGEIVSIVGASGAGKTTLLQILGTLDVQSNRKDSSLLINDTETSSLNDKELARFRNEHIGFIFQFHQLLPEFTAIENVCLPAFIKKTSKPDAEKRAKELLDFLGLKDRYLHKPAELSGGEQQRVAVARALINNPSIIFADEPSGNLDSESADKLHNLFFELREKFGQTFVIVTHNEDLAEMADRKLTMVDGKIVNKAVIAS